Sequence from the Amaranthus tricolor cultivar Red isolate AtriRed21 chromosome 16, ASM2621246v1, whole genome shotgun sequence genome:
AATCTTTTACCACTTTCTTCTTTTTCTATCTTCCTTTGTTTTTTCATTCATTAATCAAGCTTTGAGCTTTCTCATTAATGGTTGACTTTGAAACCCTAACCCACTGAAACCCACTTGTAAAACTGTAAATTTAACTTAATGAAACTTTACCCACATAAACTTGACCTCTCTCAAAATTTCATTTCTGGGTCTTTTCTTGATTTGTCaaagttttcttctttttcttcattatcAAGTTTGAATCTTTCCTTCAATTTATTGGATTCTTCTAAAGATTTGAAAGGGGCTCATTTTGGGCTTTCTCTCAAAACTTTGGATGTTTCTTTAAATCATTTATCTGGGCAACAAGTTCTTCCATGGGTGTTCTCTCAAGGTTGTGAGAAGTTAACCCACTTAGCTTTAAAGGGGAATAAGTTACAAGGAATTTCTAACATGTAAAATATggatttaaaaattgaaaatgtaaTTTGTTGAAACAtacttcttttttatttgtgaaCTCTTAAGTTGGTGTAACTTGGTGCAAGATTGCTTAATGTTTGATGCTTGCTACAGAGGTCATTTCCTAGTAGCCATCATTTTTAAGCTCAGTTATTTTCTAGTTTTTGAATAACACTATTATTTCCAAATTCGTGTGACATTATGATTTCACGGTAGCTATAGCAATTTGAGATAACATTCTTCAAATTGAGTGGAGTTATACCATTTTGGATTGGTAAATTGAGTAATCTTGCCATTCTCATTATTGGGTttgagatgaagcagccatggaaggagaacAGGAAGAGGAgtgggaaaagggaagaagaagaaactaaccatggttaggtcaaattcgagatttaacgggcatttaacggaaaaaaataaaatagtgtcacggttgtaattagcatatagttgggggggtaccattggaattaACGTGGATACCATTGATATTTGCTATaatacaggggtaccattgatattttgctataatacaggggtaccattgataatatcccataataataataataataataataataataatatccgGTGTATCCCGCTTATAGGGACCTATAAACAGGGTCTGAGAAGAGAAGAAAAACGGCAACTTATACTcattaataaaaagtaaaaaaatacacctagtttgggtaaaaaaattcaaaaaggaTGAGTATGACTATGATCCTTCTTCGATAGGGTTTATTAGTCCAGAAGTCGAGGGTTTCGCCTATCTTGCAATTCTCCGGTAAAGAGAAAGACAAAGCTTATCATAGTAGCCATGGCGAAGCCAAGCCGTGCTAAAGGGGGATCTCCATCTGGTTCTTCATCCTCAAGGTCTCGTTCACGATCTTACTCTGGTTCCGATTCTCGCAGTGCTTCTTCTCGTTCTCGCTCTGGTTCTCGTTCTCGCTCCTTTTCGTCTTCTTCGTCTCGTTCTCGCAGTGTTAGCTCTCGCAGCGCCAGCCCTCCTCAGCGTAAAAGGTTTGCTTCTCATTTTCGTTTCATTTTGTTAGGGTTTGATTCTAGctcttttatttactttttagtgAATTTGATTATTCAGAAATTTTTTCTCTAATGAGTTATATGACATATTGTAGGATTTTGTGTAAATGGGGTTTTAATCTAATAAATTAGGGTTCTAAAGGATTTCAATTCCAGCTCTTTTTTTCTCGTTTTGTAGTGAAGTTGTGTACTGggcaattttgtttttaatctaaTATGTTAAATTTTCATGACGGTCAAATTTTCATAATGCTGGTTTTTGGGGAAATGAGTTTTTAATCTAATATGTTAGGGTTctaaaaaatttatgaattgTGCCCgtattcttttcgttttttgGGGGTTCTTTTCTAGCTAtgttttcttgttttgttgTGAAATTGATTAGTAATGAACAGTTTGTTTCTCTAGTGAGTTTAATGACGGTGAAAGTTTCATTGTGCGGGTTTTTGGGAATGAATGTGTCTTTCGTTTTTTGGGGGTTCATTTctagctattttttttttgtgttttgttgtGAAATTGATTAGTAATGAACAGTTTGTTTCTCTAGTGAGTTTCATTACGGTGAAAGTTTCATTGTGTGGGTTTTGGGGAAATAGATTTTTAATTAAAGTTAGGGCTCTACGGAATTTATAAAGAACGTGCAATTTTGTTTTCGCTTTTTTGAGGGTTCAATTCTTGctctttttttctcctttttgttgtgaaattgattaattagttatttcTTTCTCTTATGAGTTGTCATAATCTGAATTCATTTGGAAATGGATAATAAgggttttaaaaatttacaaacatGTAAGTTTGCCCCATTTATGGGTTATAACAATCGGGAAGAATATTTGCCGGGCAATAAGGAAACATGTTAATATATTAGATATGGGTCACTCGTTGGATAATTGGTTCTGTTTCTTCTTTATACATCTTTGCTCTGCCTTTTCGTTTCTTATTTGCAATGTGAATAGTACATCATCAAAATGTTCATGTACAGAAACATGAGATTATTTCATTGTTGTGTTTTGCCTTGTTGAGCCTTTTATCTGTTTTAATCCACGAGAGATTCATGTTTAGTTACATTTTCTATTACTAGAAGCCTGAAGGTTGGAGGGAAGTAATCAAGGTTTTTTGcacaaccccccccccccccccccccccctagaAACCAACTATGTACTCCACTACTCCTGTTATAGAATTGAATCTTGTCTCAGAAAACCCTGTTGCCCAAAATAAAAGCTTCCTATACTATTTACAGAtagataaattatattgattactTCTGCAGTCCTGCTGAGCCATCAAAGCGAGGCCGTTCTCCACCAACACAGGCTAAAAAGGCTTCTCCGCCTAGGTAAGCTGTTATTGTATTTGTGTGATGAAGGCATGTTTGTGAAATTGATGTTTTTACTTAAATCCTAGGGTGTCTTTTGTTTCCCTTCGGAGATGCTAtgacataaattttttaaactcTCAATGACTAACCATTATATTGAATCTTTTTTGCATCGCTGTGTTTTTATGGCTTTTGAGCCTTTTGTGACCTTGATATTAGCTTGTGCCATCTGCTCTTCTACAAATCTGGTTCTACAagttttatggtgtttaaagTCTATTCAAGTATGTTGGACGCAATGCACTCATGAGCAAAAGGCCTTAATGCTTTCGAAACGATTTCTCAAAAGGTTTACAATCACTAAACGCAAAAGACAATTTATAGCTGCATTGTAGGAACTCACAGTCAACAAACTGAAGGTTTCGAGTTTTATGGGTTGCTCCTTAATTCTTTTTTATCTTCTGTTGCtgagatttttttttgcaaGATTGTCCTAGACTTTTGGAATAGTTCTATATTTATTCAGTGGAAATTTATTGGTGCTATTTTGTTATGATGAATCTATAGCTTTTTTAGTGGTTAATAGACTGTTGTATTATCTCATGCTAGTTCACTTCATCTTTGTACTTAGACATGTTACTTCCAAAAGTAAAAGATGGTAATAAAATGCTGCTTTTCTTCTTTTgcctttattttatttctatcTTTTCCCTTTTGGGTTTCGACTTAAGAATAACACATTGTCATGACCTAAGTTTAATCTGATGTTAAGAGCTAAATGCTTTAATTTTAACCAGTTCTTTCtggtattaaaatattattttggtttATGTGAATTGCTGGTGTTGCACTTATTCTGGTATTATCATTTGATGCGGATGAAGTCATGTTTACCGAGGAGGCTTAAGTTTTTTCAAACCAAGTTGTGTTAATTTTCTTAGGTTTAATGTACTCCATGCCATGGCGTCATAGCATATGTGTTTTACTGATGTTATTGTCGCTTATTGTGGCTGCTCATTTCAGAAAAGCTTTAACTATTGCTGAGTCCAAGGTCCTCTACATCAACAAGCTCACAAGGAATGTGAATGAGGGTCATCTTAGAGAAATTTTTAGTATGTGCCTTTTTCTCGATTCTCTATTGCCGATGTCCATGAAAATGCTTTTGACTTCAGAAAACCAACTCCATCTCTATTTATTACTTTTGCATAGTTGGATGTTCATCTAATGATATTTGGATGGCATGTTGTGAAATatgtattagtgcattattactGAAATGCTTGCCTATGGTCTTCAGTTCACAAGTGCATATGAAATCTTGAAAGAAATTGTGAAGCACATGTGTAATCACTGCAAAAactaatcactttaaaaatttTCTGTTTCGTTCGATGCATTTTTATTTAGTCATATTTgcaatcagatggatgtgtcaTTCATTGATGCATTATTCTTCTAAACTACTGATTGTGAAGTATAgtgttttattttatcttaGCTTAAGAAGGAATCACTTTCCACGTTTTCTGGTTTTGCATttgaaaaataaacttactgTAGCAACTATGTGCTACATAAAAATATGAAATGATTGCAAGCATTTGTAGTTCATATCTCACCTTAATATGGATGTGTGCTCTGTTGATTTTTAGGACTCTGCTTATTGTTGACCCCAATACATTTCTAATCTTAAGATTAGTTGCAATTTTTCAGGTGAAAAATTTAAGTAATACAAGTTGTTTGTTCTAAGTGTGACATCTCTTGGTTGAGGTTGTATAGTTCTATCATTGCTCCATACTCCATAGTTGACAACCATTCCCTCCTTGACTTGATCATATGTTATATTCACCTGTTAGATATAAACAAATACATTGGTTGACCAAATGGAAAGAGCAATATTAAAGGTGCTAAAACATGATATTGACGTTTAGTTGTTTTGATAGATGGGAAGTTTTTGTTGGCTACTTTTTGTAATGGTGCTAGTTTCAGGTTGCTTGTTTCTTGTTACACTCTTAGATAATAGAGGCAATTAGATGAATGTGTCTGCTATATTTGTGAAACCTAGTTGCGTCCTAAGTTTTAAAAAGCTAGCCTAGGTTTCGAGCGCACAGGATCCAGACGTTTCCTGTATATTCATGTCCTTATTTTAGGTGGTCTTTGCCGGTTaagttatgtttttttctttctcaAAGTGATTCTgctttctttctctcttcttccTGTTTTTCCTTTCTAGGCTATCTTGGAGCTCATTTTTCCATATTCAGTCTTCTAGACTTTTCACTTAATCTCTTatggtttttttaaaatttttgcttCTTCCTTTTGAACTATTAGACCGGTTGCTCAACAATGTAGATTTTGGTACCCTTTTATGAATTTATAAAAAGGTACCCTCTTGTCCTATTTTGCACTATATTAGTAGAATGGCCCAATGGTAACAAACGTTTTAAGATCTTCGATGCAAATATAATATGaatattatgttattttatttttaagtatcACATATGTTTTAGAATTCTTTATAAGCTTTTGATCAAAAGGGTGCACCTTGCTTAAAAAAAGAGCAAGAAAGACCGAAGATGATTTGAAGGACAAGAATGATAAATCTTAGGTTGTAAATTGAGATGATAGAAAATCAGCATGAATAGAGACGAAGAATCTATGTGCACAACCCTTGGAAATGATATATTGGTTCTTTTAGCTGTTCCCAATCTTTTAGGGTTAAGGCTCTGACATTGGTTTTgttactattgttattgttgtctttgccttatatttttgaatcaaaTGTGTTGCATCTTGCATTGTGGTGtcaatttgtttttatattgtttcCAACTAACTTTAAGCAAATTTATTTTGGGTTAGCTTCTAGGACTAGCTTTGTATCATTTTACACATTATTAGTTGCTTAGTGCAATGATAAAGAATTGTTCGGGATTTTTTTTGTAGATTTATAATCTGTTATTTATTATATGAATATCATTTCTTATAGAATTGCTTAGGTCTTCCACCAAAAAGTGCACCTTTCCTATAAAAGCCCTGTCCCTCCTATGCTCTTTGCTTCTAAGCTCTTTATAACTAAGGTTGGTTTATTCATATGTTCCACTTATATATGTATTCCCATTTTTTATATCAATGGTAGGCAACTATGGTGAAGTTGTGAATGTAGAGCTGGCTATGGATCGGATGGTAAGTTTGTTAGTTTTTTGTCATCTGTTATAATCACAAGCACTCATGATTAGATCTAACTTTTACATGTTCATATACATAGGTCAATCTTCCTAAAGGATATGCATATGTGGAGTTCAAGACAAGAGCTGATGCTGAAAAGGCCCAATTGTACATGGATGGAGTATGTCTACCTCAAACTTAAATGCATATTTGACTTCAAATATCAAAACATgcttaattatgtatttttctatttaaatagGCTCAAATTGATGGGACTATTGTTGTGGCTCAATTAACCTTACCACCGAGTGATAAGGTATCACCTGCCAAAGCTGCTGCACCCGCCAAAAAAGATGTTCCTAAAGGTGATGGAGTGGATATTGGGAAGGATGTACCAAAACGAGCAAGAGAAGGTGaaatctaataaaaatattttaatcacTTGTGGCATTTGTTCATTAGATAAATActcatattaaattttaaatgctCTTAGCTTCTCCACGTCCAAGGAGATCCCCTGTTCCTCGTAGAGGTGTGTCACCTAGAAGAATGGATCCTCTACCTCGTAGACGTGGAGAATCTCCTATCCGTAGAGAATCTCCTTTCCGCCGAGGAGAATCACCAAAACGAAGGCGACCTTTGTCTCCGAGAGGCCGATCTCCATCTCCATTTAGGCGGCCAAGATCACCTGTGAGGTTAGCTACTTGCTATTGTGTTTCCATTGGTTATATTCTCTTGAATGCTTCCAACCACTGAATGTTTCTTTCTTAACAGGGGATCCCCTCGGAGGATGCGAGGAAGTCCGGTTCGTAGACGATCTCCCTTACCCCAACGACGACGGTATGTGATCTTGAACACACTTTTCAACATATACTATGCCCTTATAAGTACTCAGTTGGTACAAATCTCAGCACTGTAACACTCCTAATTGGATtcattatttgaatatattgTATTTTGGTTGGTACTGTGTTGCATAGGATTATAGGATGCCAACTCTTTGAATGGTATTATTTCATATATTTCGTAGTAGATGGTAAGTTGCATCTATTTGGTGTGAAATCTTGGACTTTGGATTGTTTCCAGAAAAATGCTTGTAGATACTGGGTGCTTAATGGCTTTAGTTTAGGAATTGTAGAATAAAGCCCAGATATTTACAATTGACATTACAATCATTTTTGATTTCTGGACTTATATATTGTGATTTTCTGGTTATGGGATTGTAGACTAGATTAGAAAAGCAATGAACTTTTAGGATTCAGGTTCATCAAGTCTTGATCTCGTATGGTCAATCTGTTGTGTTACAAGAACTGAGAATTTTGTAGTTTCTATGTTTTAAGTGCGTTGAATACTTTGAGATTTCCTTTTTGAAAGTTAACGTGTATGCAATTTTCAGATTTTCTTGCTCCTTCCCTATCTAATGCTAATCCACATAGGTagcttatttttctaattgatcactttaagatgaTAAGTGATtgctttaaggttataagtgatgaCTCTAATACtattaagtgatcactttaaaactataagtgaTTACTCTACCATGGTATTGTATTTTTTAATATGCATCCCTTAAGAATCTGCCATGTTTGGATGGTTATATTGTTTATAGATCTCAGGAACTTTAGATTTGTAAAGAATTTTGATAACAATGTGTTGTGATTTTTCTTTTCGCTGCTGAAACTCTACTTAATTGAGGCTGCTAAATTTTGACACCATACATGATTTTTTCTTGTAAATTTGATAAGCTGTTTGTACTTTTATGTATTGAGGTCAATGGTgattataaatcatttttaaaaatactaaattattttcaaattttaacacTACATGATTCAATATTTTGGCAGTTCCCCACCTCCTAGACGAGCGCGGAGCCCTCCTAGAAGGTCTCCTGTAGGCCGTAGACGTAGTCGCTCTCCCGTTCGAAGGATTGCTCGATCACGCTCAAGATCAGCCTCACCTCGCAGGTAATTAGTCAAGTTGAATGCAATTTGTAATCTGAGTGATTTACATGAGGTTTGTATAACAATTTTTGACACAATTGACAATTAGTGAATAAATTGTACTTTTTTAGCTCATCTGGAAAACTTAAGAAAGTGTTAACTCCTAGGGTACAAATATTTGGGACCTCATGTTGTGATTTCTGAATTTCATGGGTTCCTGGATTGCTGGAAACTTATCAATTCTGGTGGTGCTGCTGATGGACTGTTAGTTTTCAGTGCATGATAAGTAGCAATGGATGATTGTGTTTGATTACACCATAATGCTTTTGGCCGCTATTCTGCTTAACTGGAAACTAAATACTGAATCAATGCTGCTATTTAAGTTTTAGTCTAAAGGCGGCCAAAATGCAGGCTAGTCGGGCCATCTTTGAACCATAATAAACAGGTTAAAAACTGGCTCGAACTTTAGTCAATGCTGGTTTGGTCCAGGATCATAGCTCACAAAAATAAGTCGGTTGGTTGAAAACCAaagattttttataaattagaaGTGCATATTAACTTATTGTATTTTATGGTCCATAATAATCTAAAACAAAAGAACTAGATCTTTTGCTCCATTGAGAATGGACAAGTATTTTTAGATTAGAATTGTATGAATAAAAAATCTATTGAAATCCTTATCAAAACTAGTGAAATTAGTGGTACTGTTTGActctaatttaatttctttttcttgtatTATAGGAAGAAGAAAACTTCATGACATACTAGTTTCATGCAATCTTACTGTACCATAATTATTAGCCCCTCTTGTGATTGTTTTTTATGTGTTGCAGAAGACCACCCGTTAGAAGAGGTAGATCGTCTTCGGGTTCTCTATCTCCGAGTCCAAGAAGGGTATGATCTTGTGGTATTTTATCTTGTaactcatttaatattttcattcatCTCATAGTCTTGTTCTATTTCTCAGGGTCCACGCAGGATTTCAAAGAGTCCAAGAAGGTAAGATTTTGTTCTTAAATGGAATGAAACTATGAGTTGGtaattttgttatgttttttcGTACTCCATTTTCGGACATTCCGACATTCTCGGAGTTGTATGCAATGCTCTGTATTGATTGCCATAATTGTCACCGATGGAATATGGTTCCTGTTGTAGGCCATTGAAAGGGAGGAGCAGGAGCAGGAGCAGTAGCAGAAGCCGAAGCAGCAGTGGATCCCCTCGTAAACCATAAGCTTCTGATGATGTATGAGAGTTAGATGTCAACCTTTTACATAGTATGATATGATGATGGTGGTGACCTTTTCTCTGCAGAATTGCTATGTAATCTGTGTTATCAAGTCTTTTAAATTCGACTCGCGGATTATTGCTGCcgaaacataaaactatttgcaGTTGTGTATTGCCCGTCTAGACTTGATGAGGTTATCTTTAGCTCTAGTGTTGCACTTGGATTGAAATTTGTAAGTTGCACATATACATACACTGCTTGGCTTGCATATGCGCAGTATTCATATTTGGCACTCAAAGTTGATGTGGATTTTGATTGTAATGACTTTTAATATGAAGCATTCAGGAGAAATTTTATGTTAGGAAGAATATGGAATTCGTCATGGTATTATTATGCGtacttttgaaataaataaacctatttctatattttttgaagaaaagcGTTATTTGTAACTTTTTTAAAACTTGTTTTTATCTCCAAGTGTTGGCGCGCTATTAGTAATAGTGAGCAAAGTTAATAGCAAGGATAACTTTATATTTTTACAAATATGATATAATCTAACAGCTTGCAAAAAGACTCATTGTCATCAAAAACTTTACCCTTTTGAtactgaaaatttgaaatcaataagtgaaaatttaaaaaaaattaacaaaataatttaagtttcaaacttattctaaaagtaagcgtgaaattctcaaacctgaggtttggggctgttcgcagttactaactgtgaacaggtcaaaaaagacaaaatagttgttcgcagttagtactgctaacagctatttgacctgttcgcagttagtaactgcgaacaacgtgctccacaaaaacaggtcaaaatagctattcacagttagtaactgcgaacaactattttgtcttttttgacctgttcgcagttagtaactgcgaacagccccaaacctcagctttgagaatttcacgcttacttttggaataagtttgaaacttaaattattttgttaattttttttttcacttattgatttcaaaattTCTTTGGAACTTTTCTTCTTTTGGTGAAGCTCATATCACACAGCCATTGCCATGACCTTTAAGAGTTATCCTccctctatatatatacacatacgtACCTCCTATATGGTCATATATTTCTTTTGCAGTGTGATTGTACTATGGAGTTGCGATGATTTGTTATGTTTTGACTTGCTAAAGGAGGTCTTTCTCCAACCAACAAGCTCTTTCGCCACAtacttctttatgggtatgatttGCAGTCTTTCATTCCGTTTCAGATTCTGATTATAGTTTTTatatggaaaatttgaaaaaaataagacaaataaacaacttatttctcaaaataagctccgtgaaaacttatttcccaaaataagcgtccgtacatccaaaccagTGGTttggataagtcgctgttagtaacagcgaatgaggaaaaaaaaattaaaatcccaaagtcactgttagtaacagcgactcgctgttactaacagcgactttggggtttatattttttccagtccttcttcctcatttcagttcgCGCATTACTTCAATTTTtacaatttcttcttcttcattcctcCATTTAAATCacattcaatccttcaactaaagtcatcaaatttcaagtttgtaccactaattagttctgtaATCTTCCTACATCGAcctaaggtatttttttttgtgtttttttttttcatattttcgaaaaattaaggttttttttcatattttcgaaaaattaaggtttatttttcaattttggttttactgaattttaatcaactttcacattaatgtaggttcaAAAGCTTGCAATTAACTAATttttgttgatctacagcttattgaggtacgtttttattttaaattttgtttgttcgagaatttgttgttgaatttaaattgtatagtggtcatatatttatgtacatgatggtgatgttgagtTTGTATGTgctgttgtagaaatggattcatttcgtgtgatcgttgtatgcttttggaatggttctattcgatcaactagtaacaatgttaagtatgttgggggaagacgtaaactgtttgcatgcaactcatacatggatttgaatgaatttaaacattttatatgctctaagattggcattgacactacaagaagtactgttaatttaagttttaagtacaatagtggagat
This genomic interval carries:
- the LOC130802367 gene encoding serine/arginine-rich splicing factor SR45 codes for the protein MAKPSRAKGGSPSGSSSSRSRSRSYSGSDSRSASSRSRSGSRSRSFSSSSSRSRSVSSRSASPPQRKSPAEPSKRGRSPPTQAKKASPPRKALTIAESKVLYINKLTRNVNEGHLREIFSNYGEVVNVELAMDRMVNLPKGYAYVEFKTRADAEKAQLYMDGAQIDGTIVVAQLTLPPSDKVSPAKAAAPAKKDVPKGDGVDIGKDVPKRAREASPRPRRSPVPRRGVSPRRMDPLPRRRGESPIRRESPFRRGESPKRRRPLSPRGRSPSPFRRPRSPVRGSPRRMRGSPVRRRSPLPQRRRSPPPRRARSPPRRSPVGRRRSRSPVRRIARSRSRSASPRRRPPVRRGRSSSGSLSPSPRRGPRRISKSPRRPLKGRSRSRSSSRSRSSSGSPRKP